The Zea mays cultivar B73 chromosome 7, Zm-B73-REFERENCE-NAM-5.0, whole genome shotgun sequence DNA segment ccagacggcagtgcagtattttcccattgaatcgctcgaacagtctcattctttgtttatctggcttatgactaccagagaatctccgtataccatcattctcttgatgcccagtgatatagaaatgttcagtccatgaatcagagcttcatattcggctgcatTATTAGAGGCCAGAAATAACAACTGGAGAGCATATCTAAGGTGCTCGCCCccaggtgcggtaaagaggatccccgcgcctgctccctgcagctttaacgagccgtcaaaatacattcgccatacctctgcagtttctgggttatctggtacttgttgttcagtccattctgatacgaaatcaaccaatgcttgagttttaatggcagtgcgaggtcgaaattcaatgtcatgagatcccagctcgcaagcccacttagctattctgccaatggcttccttgttatgaagaatatcccctatcggaaaaccagtgactactatgactttgtggtcgtcaaagtagtgacgtagtttgcgtgcagttagaagtactacaTTAAATAGCTTCTGAattgaggatattttttcttcgaggggcccagAACCTCActaatgaaataaacaggatgttgcactgggtaggcatgtccttcttctgctcgctcgactaccaacgtggtgctcaccacgtgagtcgtgcaagagatatatagcagcaaatcttcagctggttgagtcgacgtggcccgtcgtggcggttttagcactggtggtgttgtcaagaacttttttaatgcgtctagggcttcctgtgcttctgaagtccactgaaacttatccaccttcttgagtagcttataaaatggtaggcctttttctcccagcttggatatgaatctgctcagggtagccatacatccggtaagtctttgaactttcttttgtgatcgcggtgcctccattttcatgatagcttcgatcttctctggattagcttcaattcctcggtggctaacaataaacccgagtaactttcctgttggtaccccgaagacacatttttcgggattaagcttccatcgatatcgtcgtagactgttgaaaaccagttgtagatcttcaatgaaattttctgttttgattaccacatcgtccacataagcttccacacgcttgccccagtgatcggctaagcatgtttgaatggctctctggtaagtcgctccaacgtttttgaggccgaacgacatggaggtatagcagaaagcaccgaatggagtgatgaacactgttttttcctcgtcttcttttaccaggctaatctgatgatacccggaatagcaatccaagaaagatagcacagaacatccagcggtggaatctaccacctgatctatcctagggagcccgaaggggtcctttggacagtgtttgttgagatccatatagtcaacgcacatgcgccaatccactttattctttttgagtacaagaacagggttggctaaccactcgggatgtaacacctctctaataaatttagccgtgaccaagcgagccagctcagcgcggatggcctctctcttgtcgggcgtgaaacgatgtagtttttgccggatcggcctcgcctggggatagaccttcagtttgtgctcggccagttctctcgggactcccggcatatccgcaggttgccatgcgaatacgtctcggttatcttgcaggaactagaCGAGcatgctttcctatttgtcatccaggctggaactgatgatggcggtcttgcgttcatcagcgaacccgaggttgatcctcttggtttcttcagtcggtcgcatagaggtcgcggcttgagcctCATTTGCAGGTgctgtcttcctcaggcttagagtttgcctgtacCAAAGAAGTTGCCGACGGTTTGGTggagagggccgcctggatggccactcggaaacattctgcggcgccttggaagtcagcgcgcacagttatgattccttgcggtcctggcatcttcaatatcatgtatgtgtaatgtggaatggccatgaattttgccaatcccggcctcccgatgatggcgttgtacccgcagtcgaagttcgccacttcgaaccttaggaactcggttctgtagttctccggagttccgaaggtgactggcatgtagatgtggcccagcgggtattctccttcagtcggcatgatgccgaagaaaggtgtatctgactcgtggagctctttgaggtgaactcccaagccttggagtgtccaggggaaggtgacgttgatgctgctccccccgtccactaataccttcttcaccctgctctctcggatcaccggattgacaaggagcgggtatttgcctgggtggtcgaagttgagccattgatcagcccgagtgaaggtgatcgggtgctccgaccatcgatacagagcgggaggaccggtggtcgccaccagtatttggcgatcgttgagcttttgctgtctcctgttctcctgcgatccgtgtccgccgaagatgacgttgacctctccgtcgacgcgcgggaaggctccaccccctccctcctcctgctgctggggttgtcacggttctcctggtcctccccgcggcgaggaggaggtagaggttggaagggtcggtcgtgcccgacggagtgcttgaagtctctgcagttccgaagggtgtggcgcatgtccttgtggtacgggcactgagcgtcgaggatgtcatccagcgtgcgttcgcctccgcgaggtcctccccgggcgcgagaggcaggtggtccggcggcgtgcacttcctcgcgaggcctcttctccagcgtttgtcgggttgttggttcgtaTCGCGTCGTGGTGCTTCTGGCGTaggcttcgttcctccgatgaggtcttgagctcgctcgtcggcggtgatgtagaggtcggcttcccggaacagttgttcggaggtagtcggcgccttctgtaatatggctcggacgaaggccgggtcgttggatcctctgtagaagtcctcgatcacggccgcctccgtgacctcggggatacgatttctcatggtctggaaccttttgaggtacgaccggagagtttcgtccccccggcgcttgatggatttgaggtcccatggttgcgctggtttgtcggagagggactgaaagttggcggtgaagcgtcgactgaagtcgctccagtcgtcgatgcagtgtcggggtagatatcgcagccattgcagcgcgtcttgcccgaggacaatgggcaaGTATGCGGTCATTACATCTTTGGACGCCCCAGCAgctcgagcggcggtggtgtagacggccagccagcctcctggatccttcttaggttcatatttgtcgacattggataccttgaagttagggggccattgaatggccctaaggcgtggagtaagtgcagacactccacacgtgtcttcttgtcgtcggggatgatgtctgtcccggggaggggagtagttgtggtggttcctcgaccgtccccgggtggtatcgCCAGTcgaggctgttgccgactcagttctggtggcctgactccgagctgggatgtcgtggtccctgtcgtactcttcccggtggcggatctcgttctcatgtcgtcgttcacgcgaggcattgatggagcttTGCGCGTCCCGGTggctgttgatggtgtgtcgtaggtcgttcggcgggtgagcgagaggtagaagatggttggctgcttgagtgaacagtcgtcgatagccctcggcgttagGAGTCTGAGGGAGTCCATCATCTATGCGAgccagtacccctccgacttcactcggcgtgttcatggctcgggcgaagtcggggttcaggttgcgcccgaagagtggattttcccgacgctgccttgcctcctgctcggcttgctcctgagcccATCGGCGATCACACCGTCGGGAATTCCTCCGTtctctgaagacacgttcctccagagtttctcctatctctgagacctcgtctcgcgagataggctgctccgggtcccgctctccggcctcgtgatgtcgccggatatttcggtgtcggttccttcgtcggcgggattcccactgaggaggttcctctccgggtgcggtcggttcgtcgtcggagacggggggcgactccactctcccgatgaagaggacgtcggggtagaatggtgcggctgtcgtggcgatcttctttccgttctcctttgagggcggaggcacggaaagaacgacttgcttcctcccggttttatttgtttctttcttccttgcaatttgtgtccattcttttgtcggggaggtagacagtggagttctctgggtcagcgggccctcggcccctggcttgctgaaggcgatcttttttcagagcgctggaggttgcgcttttccctgTCTTACTCTGACATTTTCGGaggttgttggaggagacttcttccttgccggatctgcgatgcgatgtagagttccttcttcatctgctacggatgagatagttccgaagcagaacacggatccagggcggagagtgatcttgcggtggaaggtgacggccattgagctagcttagatcggcgacacaaCCCCTACCTGGGGCGCCAGCTGTTGGTGTTTTggatccgaccgcacacccggggttgcccctcaaggtgtttttaagagtaggacgatgttgccgattgtagctcgatggttcgtgctgggcgcacgagaaactATGAACattgatgtacaggttcgggccgcttagagatgcgtaacaccctacgtcctggcgggaaTGCTTTATGTGGGGGATTACAAGGGAACTCTCTAGTATAAGGAACGTAGAGAGtcgaggtggatggctgagtggtgagaccgatcgttctgaaggggtgccccctaggtcttatatattcgaccatggggcaatacatgcagatatgataacaggGTGTACAtaagaaatagtgaaccgattgagtctatcttcctatggttcCGCCGACTCATCCTtgcttggttccgttgtacggggttccagcgcgagaaagtcgggtctctgttgtggttacttgctcgacgttgttgggccgtctgggctcgcatcgatccggccttgtgtcgatccgcttcactggtcattcctccccaggcccacgaagggatgaccttacgatttattgggcccttgggcctttcgtgaggtcttttatccttccagtggacccgggggatatctgtcccccacaggcgGATGTGcgcgagtgaaagggaaataggactTAAACcttttttcctaaatgattttggtggttgaatgcccaacacaaataattggactaactagtttgctctagattttatattctataggtgctaatggttcaacacaaaccaataaaaagatcaaagttagggttcaaaagaaaggagcaaaagaaaccgaagagaaccctggtatggcgcaccggcctgtctggtgtgccaccggacagtatctGGTGCCAAGGGCCCtacgacttcaaacttgccaccttcgggtttttggagagtcgctccgctataattcatcggactgtctggtgtgccagcagagcaacgactccagcgcaacggacacctgcaaaagtgctacagagcgcgtagagtcagagcagccgccagaaggcgcaccggacagtgaacgttgcctgtccggtgcggcaccggactatcaGGTGCCCCAAGAAGTAAAAGCACcaatggtcgaaaccgtcagaaccctaatggttgggtgacgtgactggcacaccagacactgtccggtggcgcaccggactatccggtgcgcccatcgacaacagccttccccaatggttgaattggtggttggggctataaataccccccaaccaactCCACTCCAAGCATTCactccttcacattcaatacaagagcaatagacaccactccaaagacacaattcaagagatcgattcgctcaaagtctcaaaatcaactctagcgcatttagacttttgagaggatcatttgtgtttccttgtgctcttgtttgcttggttggctttcttccttcctcattcttgttcctaagtgttttgtaagcaaggcaagagacaccaattgtgtggtggtccttgcggggtctaagtgacccgtgagaattaaggagaaagctcactcggtctaagtgatcatttgagagagggaaagggttgaaagagacccggtctttgtgaccacctcaacggggactaagtTCATTGGAactgaaccttggtaaaacaaatcactgtgtcatccgccttactttcttggttgatttgtttccgccctctctcccggacttagattttattctaacgctacccacggcttgaagtgtgcttgaagtttgtaaatttcaatttccgcctatccacccccccctctaggcgactttcagcgagGAGGGCTGCGGGCGAGAGAAATGAGGAAGGGGAGAGAGGGCGGGTGTGCGAGAGGCTCAAAAAGAAGTTGGGGTTGTGGGGCGCAACGTGGGTCGGCTCTCTTGGCGTGCGTGCACGCCAGGCGAGCAGCGGTTGTTGGGAAGACGGGGCTAACAAGCGGGGTCGGGACATCAGCGGCTGCGCGTGCGAGGTGGCTGGCGAGCGGGGCCCACGGGGTagtggcacaggcacgcgagtgcGGGAACAGGGAACAACGCAGAGAGAAGGGGAGCACGCGCAGGTGCGGGAGTTGGCGCTGACAGGTGGGACCGGGctagcagagagaggaggggcgcgCAGGGAAAGCTGGGCCACATGGCTGAGGGGAGAAGGGGTTGCgctaatctcttttatttttattttctcttttgaattcaaatccaACCAAGCCTCAAATTCAAATGTAAACATTTcaagcatatgcatcaaacaaagatcaaagtttaagctcagcatgatgcaacaattcatgtctCCCCTAGGGTTTAATCAACTAAAGTATTAATACATCTCCAAATAAATTAACCAAACCTCTactaatagaaaaagaaaaagaaaactatAGAGAGAAAAAGAGatataacacctaaatttggtagatACTAGAGAAgatattttataccccaaattcagggtgttacacatgtGTTCTTTCTTCTGCATCTCATCCAATACATGCAAGAACATAGAGAGGACTCAACTATTTAAGTTGAATTCTCTACACCTCAACTAGTAAGGTGGGAATAATGCTTTTGCACTCATTTCAACTGCTGTCATGTACCTCTTCATGAATGAGCCTTTGAGATTTTTTAGAATATATTTTGAAAACTAAATAGACTTAGGGGTGTTTGTTTGGAATTATAATCTAACAAATTTTGAAATAAATGTTAGTTCAATATTTAtcgaattatataatctagacaaATTATAATCACAAACAAACACCCTTTGGCCCAATAATTCCAACACTGCATGTCTCCGTATGGCCGGCTCGGTTTGTCATCTTGCAAGGCTGCTGGATTCTTGTAAATGAATTGGCTCGCTCATCACGCAGACGTAGTATAGGGAAATCAGCTCTTTATGCTCATACACACACTTTGTAGAAGAAGCCAAGAAGGTGACGGGGATAGGCGAACAAGGAAATTATTACAACGTGCACATGTTGGATGTTTTTTCTCCTTTCCGACGACCTATGCATGCATGTGTGACTGGCATTAGAAAAATTAATTGAAACGCTCAATCATGAACCAATCGGATAATTGAACACGACACGAGATAGCAGCCACACGTACAAACCCATGCACACACCAACAACAATATTACGGGTCTATGGATGGACGTCGACGATCGACCTAACTATACCCCATCCACGGATCATGAATTCGTTACTCATATATACATGAATATGTCCACTTATATACCAACGAACTTGAACACTACAGTACGTCCAATCATTTTCGGCGCTCAGGAACCGTCGAAAATAAACCCTATACTGCCCAAAATAGCCTATTTTCGGTGGTCCCTAGCCACCAAAAAAATAGCTTAGCTCTTACTTTCGGCGGCCCCGGCTAGGCCGCCAAAAATTAATTATTTTCTGGGGTTGTATCTTTGCCACCGAATACTATATGCGCTTATTTTCGGTAGTTAATATCAGGCCGCTAAAAATAAGCATATTCAAAGCAAAAAAATATATGGAAAACGTAAAATCAACAAGAATTTTAACAATATACATCACATCACAACATAATATTATAGCAGCAACATAAATTTTCAGAATTACACAAATTCACCATAAATATCATAATTCACCACAATTCCTCACAAATACATCACAGTCCAGCAAAGCACCACACAAATCCATTACAATCCAACACAAACTCACAAATATATCAGAAGCCATCACATTTCATATCAAATTCACCACAAGAGTTATATCAAATCCATCGCATCGGCCAAATTCAGGACAAGAGTTATATCATCACATATAGTGGTCGTTTGAGTTGTAACCACTAAATCCAGAAGCGAAGAAGTTGTTTACGAAGTCGTCTATCTGGTTTAGAGTCtaaaagaaagaagatattgaTAACTACAATATTAAGTTGACCACTATTCAAACGAATTGTTTGTCAAACTAACCTTCTCTGTGGTAGCCCCCTCCCCTCCAGaagctcctccttgtgctggtatCATCAGTGGTGTCATGTTGTTGCCTATAATCCCCAATTCCTACAAAATCAAGTTATGTCAAGATTTGAAAGGTTAATACTAACGACAAGTCTAAACTAAATTGAATTTGATCGACGCACCGGAGTTATTTCATAGTAAGTTCTTGTTCATAATACATTCGAATAGAGATACTTAACGACGGATCTAATCTGGAGGAGGTgtcggagcatgtaatccccattGAGGCATCAgcggctgaaattgagggaaaacgaATGGTTGTTGTTGTGCCTGCTCTagaaaccaagactgttgcaaatacaatatattagttataggaGAAGTATATATACGaccgtgttgagaataaataagacacacatgttcattgcttgttgcgcatGTGCGTTGTAAGCATCCATGTACTCTGATTGTTGTCGGATAAGTGCTACTTGTTGTCACCGCATCTCTTCACGAAAcctttcttgctgctccctcacAGCCTCCTCCATGCTCGAGCGTCGACTATGGTTGCTACCACAacccgcctgcgacgaagagcccCCACGAGACCGCAACTCCATCGAATCGATCACAACGGTAAATATAGAATACcttgaaaaacaagaaaattagctattcggtcataGTTTGATTCTTATTGAAAAAATTCACAAGTTCATACCATCCATGAGTCGGGTCACAAAATCGAGTATACTCACATATGTGTGTTCATGCAATGACTCTTCAGAGTTTTTAGTAGCTTAAAAACCTCAAAACCTTTGGTGTGGGAAGATCCTTAGAGCTGAGGTTCAACTATGGACATAACGAATCTAGCATTTCATGCATCGCATCACCGCTAGCctaatcattgttctcctcttctacattcgggctgggtactacctcaccatgattttcccacacctcatattcgggcataaatccaaactgataGAGATCTAGGATAATTATTTCCTTATTAAGGAATGtactattttcatgtcgcctacaAGGTGatctgacagtgccggttaaTGACAAGGAGAACGTACGGTCTACAAAATGTTTGGCCTTGGTTACCCACTCATCAGAATGACATCTATTACTACTCCAACCATTGTACATTCATTCACGACCTTCTGACATGCCTGAGGCTATTAAAGCGGACCATATCATAAAAACTTTATTCAACTTTCACAAGGGCTTCGATCCTACATCTATAGGCAAGGATAGGTCCTGAACCCATCCAACAGTGACCGACAGAACACGTATTTATGACAAGCCAACATGATCTGAAGAAAATTTCGATAGCATAACCTCGTTGTTCTCTAGCTGCACGCCAAGTATGGTGCAGTGGAGAACAGTGAGGTTATGCCACCGAAATTTTCTTCAGGTCCTACTGACTTGTCATAAATCAGCGTCATGTCGGTCACTCCGAGGCTATCCATAATAGGGACAATTTCATATGGATACGTCTCACATATGTCAAGCACGTGAGACGAACCTATCTGAAACGAGTGACACATAAGTTTCGCTATAAAAACAATACTATAACACATGCTAATAAGGAAATGACTAAAATAATAATATAACACACTTATCAACCTAAATAATAAAGCATGTTACTATGAAATTAAATTAAAACATCTCTAAACTCTAAAACCAAATTAAATGTGCTGTTAATGGAATCAAACTAAAGAATAACTCATGTTAATATGAAATTTAAGTTAAACGTTATATTAGTTAATAGAATCAAACAATATTTGAACGGTCTAATCAAATAACAACTAACTAACCATACATAATAAAAAATGTCTAATCAAACAATAAATACAGTATTAATCATTAATTTCGGCGTCTAATTAAAATCGGCCaccaaaaataaataataaaatgcAAACAAAATATTAACCTCTTGCAGCCGGTGTCACGATGGTGATGGTGAACAGACGGAGTCACAGTCGAGGACGAGGGCTGCGTGGTGAGGCAAGTGTGGCTTGCACTGGAGGCGGCGCTGCGGCACAGCGAGGAGGGCCCAGCAAGGCACTAGCGGTCAGGGCGGGGCCAGTGCGGCGAGCCAGCGTGGATTCTCGACGAGGAGAGTGCGGCGTGGCGGTGGCGCACGACCATGGGCTTCCGGCGAGGAGGGCGCGGACGGGGCCGGCTGGAGGCGGCGCTATGCGGCGGTGGCGACCGCGGGTGGGGGCAACACGGCGTGATATGGCAGGTGTCGAGAAAGGCCACAGTGCGTGGCGCACAGAGACGACATGGGGAAAGTGCACGtgggaagagagagaaagaggaggtcACGGGGCCTATAAAAACGTTAACCTTCGGTGGCCATTGAGGTGGCTACTGAAAATACGTTAACTTTCTGcgattagagcatctccaatagttatgtaaatttagcACCCTAAATTATAGATTTAAGAAGTTCCTAAAATACTttaagaagtagaaaaatgtatgTGCTTCAACAGTTCCCTATTTATTGGTTGCTAATTTTAAAAGTTGTCTATGTCAATATAAAATAAGCGAGCATGCTTTCTATTTTTAACTGAGTCGGCGGTAGAAATCAATATCAACAATCTTCTCTGATGTCTTGAGAGGTCGAAGTTACCGATGGAAGATCAGACCGTCACGGTGATGGCGTGAAGACATCACAGGATGTGCTCTGACGACGCCTCGACGTAAGAGGTTGTGTAGCAGTGACGACATCAAGACATCTGGGCGCTCCCGATGGATTTGTGGTCAACAGGACAGTGGGACAACGCAAAACAATGGTAAAAGTGTGATTTTCACGATGGATTTATTACCAACGTTGATTTAGGGAGTCCCAACAAGGTTGGTAAATGTAGGGATGAAATTGAGTTTTGTAGGGAGTTTGTAAATTTAGGGAACTGATTTACATAACTGTTGGAGAAGAGTTTTTCTTGAAAACTTGTTAAATTCATATTTAAGGATttgtttacataactattggagatgctcttatgtACCATGCCGTCGTTTTTACATTAAATTTCGACGATTTTTGTTAGCCGACgaaaattaaaatttattttcgATGACTGAAATTTGGTCGGCGAAAATAATGCCAACCGGCGAAAATGGTTGTTCCTCTTGTTGTGGCATATAAATCTATCAAATCAGAATATTGCAGCAACGTCGAAAGCTGCCGCCCCAGCCGGCCTTATTATTGCACATGCACACACGACACGATGACGAGGACCTGCTCATTTTTGTTTTCCCCTTCTAGCAGTCAACGACTATTTATGCGTGCCCGGCAGAGAATCAGTAGGGAGATACGATCAGTCAACTCGCACGGCCTCGACTATAAGGAGGAGCACGTAGCTGATCCCTTTTCACccaccaaactccacacaactcaCAGCTTTTTCAGTGTGGGCTAGTAGTAGGTAGCTGTATTAGAAGTTTAGAACCAGTGACCCaccgtggtggtggtggtgggctaCAGCCACTCAGCCATGTCGTTGCTGCCGTGCCTGCTCGTGCTATCGTCCCTGCAAGCGCCGGCCATCGTCGCTGCTTCTGCAGCTGCAGGTGGCCGACCGCCGGCGATGTTTGTGTTCGGGGACTCCACGCTGGATGTGGGCAACAACAACTACTTGGCGGGGCCGGGCGTGCCCCAGGCCAACAAGCCCTACTACGGTATCGACTTCCCGGGCTCCGTTCCCACTGGACGATTCAGCAATGGCTACAACATCGCTGACTACCTCGGTAACAAAACAATACATTTCCTGCATGTTTTTATTTTTTTGTATACGCGCTACATACATGCTTGCATGGATGTGCAGCAAAGAGCATGGGGTTCGCGTCTAGTCCTCCGCCATACCTGTCGTTGGCACCTAGCACCGGCCGTCTGGTCCTCACAGCTCGTGGCAGCGGTGTCAGCTATGCTTCCGGAGGAGCTGGGATCCTCGACTCCACTGTAATACAGTAGTGTTATTTCATTCATGCATCGTGTGTGTGTGTTTATCAGATATAGCGAGATCAAAAATGTAATTACGACCTGAAATGCAGAACGCGGGCAACAACATCCCATTGTCGAAGCAGGTGCAGTACTTCAAGTCCACCAAGGCACAGTTGGTCACGAAGCTGGGCTCCCGTGCGACCCACCTCCTGCTCTCCAGGTCCGTCTTCCTCTTCAGCGTCGGCAGCAACGACCTATTCGTCTTCGCCACCGCGCAGGCGTCTGCGCACAACAACAAGTCAGCTGCCGACCAGCAGCGTGACGTCGCCACGCTCTACGCAAGCCTCATCTCCAACTACTCAGCAACCATCACTGTAAGTATGCACTCCTATGTATTCCGTACGCATGTGGCGGATCGGAGCAATCAAGAAGATCGATATATACATTACATCCATCATTCATGCACTGCAGGAGCTGCACACCATGGGcgcgaggaagttcgccatcatcAACGTGGGGCTGCTCGGCTGCGTCCCCGTGGCGCGGCTGTCCGGCGGGACGAAGACGGGCGCGTGCTTGGACGGCCTGAACGAGCTCGCGTCGGGCCTGGACGACGCCCTCGCGGTCCTGCTCGCCAGCCTCGCCTCCCGCCTGCCGGGCTTCACCTACTCGCTCGCCGACTACTACGGCCTGTCGATGGCCACCTTCGACGACCCGGGGGCGTCGGGGTACACGGACGTCGCCGACGCGTGCTGCGGGGGCGGGAGGTTCGGCGCCGAGGCGGACTGCCTGCCCAACGCCACGGTGTGCAGCAACCGCGACCAGCACGCGTTCTGGGACAGGGTGCACCCTTGCCAGCGCGGGGCGATGCTCACCGCGCAAAACTTCTACGACAGCCGCCCGGGCCGATACACAGCGCCCATCAACTTCAAGCAGCTGGCTTCCACCAGTTTATGAATTATGAT contains these protein-coding regions:
- the LOC100194191 gene encoding GDSL esterase/lipase At5g55050-like precursor gives rise to the protein MSLLPCLLVLSSLQAPAIVAASAAAGGRPPAMFVFGDSTLDVGNNNYLAGPGVPQANKPYYGIDFPGSVPTGRFSNGYNIADYLAKSMGFASSPPPYLSLAPSTGRLVLTARGSGVSYASGGAGILDSTNAGNNIPLSKQVQYFKSTKAQLVTKLGSRATHLLLSRSVFLFSVGSNDLFVFATAQASAHNNKSAADQQRDVATLYASLISNYSATITELHTMGARKFAIINVGLLGCVPVARLSGGTKTGACLDGLNELASGLDDALAVLLASLASRLPGFTYSLADYYGLSMATFDDPGASGYTDVADACCGGGRFGAEADCLPNATVCSNRDQHAFWDRVHPCQRGAMLTAQNFYDSRPGRYTAPINFKQLASTSL